GCCGTCGTTCCCTAAGTCACGCCCCTGTTTCACGGTAAGAAAACCTCTACCTCCCTGTGTCTTATCATCCTGTATTAGTTAATACCCATACCCGTATCTGTTTACAGCTAAGAATTTACTTGATATTTTTCGTTGACAGGATAATATTTTGCACAACAGTTGCCTGATCTTGCTTGTCTGGGTGAACGCCTAACTTGCCAGTTACTTGGAGGGGATGAATATGAACAAGTTTCGATGGTTGCTAATCTTGCCAATCGTTTTCGCTGCTCTGGCCGCCTGTTGTGGAACCGGTTGGGGCGCAGAGGGAGGGTCCGGGGCCTCTTTAGAGTCAGTCGTAAACGTGCAGAAATACAACCGTAGCATACACGTAATGGCTATGCTGCTGGTAGGTTTCGGATTTTTGATGGTCTTTGTAAGGAGATACGGGCTTTCCACGGTAACGGCCACGTTTCTGGTGGTAAGTGTTGCGATACCTCTTTATATAGTGATAAACAGTCTGGGCATCCTGGGTGAACCCAAGATAGAGATAGATAGGCTCCTTATGGCGGAGTTTGCCGCAGCCAGTCTATTAATATGTATCGGCGCACCCCTGGGCAGGCTGAAGATGCCCCAATACATGCTCCTGGGCATATTTTTTATTCCCTGCTATATGATTAATGAATGGATACTTCTTGAGGGCGGTCTTGGACTGATACCTCACGGCAGTTTTGTAGACACCGGCGGTTCCATATTGATTCACGCCTTCGGGGCTCTGTTCGGGTTGGGCGTGGTAATGACCATGACCACTCAGGCGGAGTTTAACACCCCGATAGAGTCTGACGCCACAAGCGACCGGTTTTCCATGCTGGGCAGTATGGTGCTGTGGCTGTTCTGGCCGAGCTTCTGCGCGGGGCTTGTGGCAGCTGACATGGTCCCGTTTACGGCTGTGAACGTCATACTGTCTCTGTGTGGCGCTACTATCGCCACCTATTTCGCGTCGGTAACCCTGAGGGGTAAGATATGCATTGCCGATATTGCAAACGCGGCCCTGGCGGGTGGCGTGGCAATCGGGGCTACCTGCGACCATGCCAGTCACCCGATGGCCTTCATCATCGGCATACTGGCCGGCGCGCTGTCTACATACGGCTTCGCCGTTATCCAGGATAAGCTACAGGGAATGGTCAAGGGGATAGACACCTGCGGCGTTACCAACCTGCACGGCTGGCCCGGTATCTTCGGCGGTCTTGTGGCCGTGTTCGTTGTGGCGGACATAAACAAAGCCGCTCAACTCAAGGGCATACTCATAGCAGTCGTGCTTGCGCTCATTGCGGGCTACATAGCCGGGAAGCTGCTGGCGTCCTTTGGCAGGAGGACCGTGCCGTACGTGGATTCCGAGGAGTTCGGCGTAGAGGAGGCCTCACCGCAGCCAGAGAGTACTTCTTAACGGCCCTGTTTAAGAAGTCGAAGAAGTCTACGTAAAACGATTGTAACAGAGGCGCGGCAACCGGTGCCGCGCCTCTGTTAATATCTCAGCCTGCCCCGTTTCACCCGCCGTATCACTTCTGAAACGTCTTGCCGGCTATTTTGTCTCCTGTTGCCCCGGTAAGAAACCGTATGGACGCAATTAGTACGGGACCAGGGAGTGCCACAAAACGGATATCTCCTCAAAACGATTGGTAAATTCCTTGAACTTTGTATAGGTATCCTCATTTTTCTGGTTCACGCTGTCGACCTTATGACACAGCCCTTCTACTATTAGTAGCGCAAACTCAGGGTTCTTGCGAATAGATTCTTTAAAGGCCGCCGTGTCCATCGTCCATAATTCACAATCAGTAACCGCCACCACGTCGGCGTTGCGTGGCCTGCCCCTCATTACGGCCAGTTCTCCAAAAAATTCCCCGCCCTTAAGGATGGCTATTTCTACATCCCTTTCCAGCTCAGGCACCCTCCTTTGTATCCTTACCTCGCCCGATTCTATAAAATAAATCTCCTTGGAATTGTCATTTTGCGCGAGAATGGTTTCGTTGGTGGGAACACGAAGCTTCTTGGCCTTGATTCCCTCTTGCACGAATTTTTTTATCTTCATTTCCTTCTCCGAGTTTTAACCAGCTTGAGATTGCCGGAATTGAAAGTGTTCGTCAACAAATCTGCAGTCGCGAAGACAGCCCCCTTCCGTAAGATGACAGGTAAAAATCCCGGAAGAAGAAATGTCATCCAATCTGGAGGTAACAAAGAAGTACACAAAGCCCTCAGTGCCTTCAAAAAAATTATACGCTGAACGTGGATGTATTTCTACCCTCAATTTTACCGCGTTGAAGCTTTTTTTAGACCCTCTTCAGCCGCCTCTCACGGAGGTTGGCGACCGCGCGACTCCCGGCTGGATTTATGCCTATACGAAAGACCCGTACCATTACCAGCCGTGGGCCATACAGCCCGATTATGGTTTTTCCGAGGAAGACGCGATGGCCATGTCCGCCTATCTGATGACCTGGAAGAAAAAGGAAAAAAAGAAGCCGGAGGTGACACAAGAGGCAAAATTACCAGTAGAGACAGAACTACCGGCAGAGACGGAACTACCGGCAGAAACAGAACAACCGGTGGAAACAGAAAAAATAGAACAGGCAGAGGGATTGGAGAAAGTCAGCGGCTTGGGAACAAGCCTGCAGCAAGGCAGTTAAGTTAAGAGTTTGAGACAAGATAATGCGAGACGAACAAGAAAAAAAAATCCACGAAGAAAACAATGACGATAGACTGCCAAGGATACCGCTTATCGCCATGGTATCCATCCTGGTTGTCACCGCTGTAGTGGTCAGTCTATATAGTTTCAAGGCCTTTTCTCCCGAGGCGATTAAGAGGGCCGCACTTCCCCCGGAAAAACACGACCCTCTGCTTGACGCACTTTTGGAGATAAGCGACGGGCTTGACAACACGGCACTGACCGGCAGGGGATTTTACACGAAATACTGTAACGTCTGTCACGGAGAGGACGGGAAGGGTGACGGTTTTAACGCATATAGCCTGAAGCCAAGACCCGTAGACCTTTCAAAAGAGATATTCGGCAGCGACAAAGTACTCATCACAACCATCACAAACGGTTTTACCGGTAAAGACGGCGTTATGCGCTGTCCCTCCTGGAGTGGCGTCTTGAAAGAAGATGAGGTACAGGCAACTGTTTTATACGTCAAACAGTTCAGCGCAAAACCACCCAAACTGGAACTGACTGAAGTAGAAGGGGCCGAAGTAGAACCGGTAGAATAAATCGTACCTGCCTCGCCCCCGCCGCTTCCCGCCGCGTAAAGTGTTGTTTTTTAGACTACTTCTTGCTATTCTTCCGCCTCTCGCTCCCGCCGCTCTTGCATTGTGTTCCTCAACTCCTGTTGCTCCGCATCCATCTTCTGCGCCTGCACCTCTTCCTCCTGGAACGCCTGTTTCAGTTCCTGCTGTTGCTCTTTCTCTTTCTGTTCTTCCGCTTTCTTTTCTTTCTCGTGTCCGATTATTGCACCGGTTACAGCACCGGTCAACAGGCCGCCGCCGGCACCCAAACCAGCGCCAACACCTACACCCACCGGGCCGCCAACCGCCCCGATTGTTGCACCGATTGCCGCCCCTGTAGCCGCCCCGGCACCGGCGCCAATGGCCGCATCCTTCTCTGTCTCCGAGGCCTTACAACCCGCCACCGCCAGGACAAAAACGAAAGAGCAAATAAGCATAATCTTGTTATTCATTCTTCACACCTCCTTTTCCAAAAAGTTTAACACCCCCTCCGCATAAATCAAGCAGAACACAATCCATAAGAGTACACATTGACACGCCTCAGACCTTCTCCGGCTATTTCCATAACCACAAATACTGCCATATGTTACACTGGTTCCGCCCTCGCGCCGGACGAACAAAAAACGCCGGGCATGGAGACCCGGCGCCACAAAAGATTTTGCAAAACCAACTAAATGTTATCACCTGTAACAGCGAATAATTTTTTCATTCCTCTCCCAATCCACCCGGCGGTACGGGTATGCTTATCGTTTTGTTGCCACCTATGACCGACACCCGCTGTGTCTCCTGCGGAAGATGCAGGTCGACTGAGGCCTTCCACTCGGTTACTACCTGTGCCCAGAGGCCGGGACGTAAGACCCCCACCGCTTCGATTATCCATATCTCCGGCGGCTCGTTATAGGCTCGCGGATGCAGGTTCACCACCCAACCGGGCGAGCCGGCCGACCCCTCCACGGTGATCCGGAAAAGATTATCCTGGAAACGTTCCACGCTGGCTTTATTAATTGCGGCAAGCTCCTTATCCTCTACAGGCCCGGCCGCGTCGTGTGTCGCCGTGAACGTCAGTAGTAAGACACACGCGGGGACCGCCAGGCAAACGGCAACAAGTCC
The DNA window shown above is from Candidatus Bathyanammoxibius amoris and carries:
- a CDS encoding ammonium transporter, whose translation is MNKFRWLLILPIVFAALAACCGTGWGAEGGSGASLESVVNVQKYNRSIHVMAMLLVGFGFLMVFVRRYGLSTVTATFLVVSVAIPLYIVINSLGILGEPKIEIDRLLMAEFAAASLLICIGAPLGRLKMPQYMLLGIFFIPCYMINEWILLEGGLGLIPHGSFVDTGGSILIHAFGALFGLGVVMTMTTQAEFNTPIESDATSDRFSMLGSMVLWLFWPSFCAGLVAADMVPFTAVNVILSLCGATIATYFASVTLRGKICIADIANAALAGGVAIGATCDHASHPMAFIIGILAGALSTYGFAVIQDKLQGMVKGIDTCGVTNLHGWPGIFGGLVAVFVVADINKAAQLKGILIAVVLALIAGYIAGKLLASFGRRTVPYVDSEEFGVEEASPQPESTS
- a CDS encoding cyclic nucleotide-binding domain-containing protein, which encodes MKIKKFVQEGIKAKKLRVPTNETILAQNDNSKEIYFIESGEVRIQRRVPELERDVEIAILKGGEFFGELAVMRGRPRNADVVAVTDCELWTMDTAAFKESIRKNPEFALLIVEGLCHKVDSVNQKNEDTYTKFKEFTNRFEEISVLWHSLVPY
- a CDS encoding c-type cytochrome: MRDEQEKKIHEENNDDRLPRIPLIAMVSILVVTAVVVSLYSFKAFSPEAIKRAALPPEKHDPLLDALLEISDGLDNTALTGRGFYTKYCNVCHGEDGKGDGFNAYSLKPRPVDLSKEIFGSDKVLITTITNGFTGKDGVMRCPSWSGVLKEDEVQATVLYVKQFSAKPPKLELTEVEGAEVEPVE